A single region of the Methanolacinia paynteri genome encodes:
- the hisA gene encoding 1-(5-phosphoribosyl)-5-[(5-phosphoribosylamino)methylideneamino]imidazole-4-carboxamide isomerase: MKVFPAVDILGGRCVQLVQGKRECRTEYGAPLDCAIRWIDEGAYCLHIINLDGAFGSAGSNAELIRELVRETGVYVQLGGGIRSVEDASGWLETGVDRVILGTLATEHPEAVTEVSDLFGKERVVAGVDARGGQVVVKGWENPAGDYIKWAKRFEEAGAGALLFTNVDVEGLQKGIDPAPVERLVKATSLPVVVAGGISSPEDVVKIKKIGADGIVLGSALYSGRISLGAALEVSK, from the coding sequence CTGCTGTGGATATACTCGGCGGCAGGTGCGTGCAGCTCGTCCAAGGGAAGAGGGAGTGCCGGACAGAGTACGGGGCACCGCTCGACTGTGCGATCCGCTGGATAGACGAGGGTGCGTACTGCCTCCACATAATCAATCTTGACGGGGCGTTCGGGAGTGCCGGAAGCAACGCGGAGCTGATCCGGGAGCTTGTGCGTGAGACCGGTGTATACGTTCAGCTCGGAGGAGGCATCAGGAGCGTCGAGGACGCCTCCGGGTGGCTTGAAACCGGTGTAGATAGGGTGATCCTCGGTACACTCGCGACAGAGCATCCTGAGGCCGTTACTGAGGTCTCCGATCTCTTCGGGAAGGAGAGGGTCGTTGCAGGCGTCGATGCACGCGGTGGTCAGGTCGTCGTGAAGGGCTGGGAAAATCCGGCCGGAGATTATATCAAGTGGGCGAAGAGGTTCGAGGAAGCGGGAGCGGGAGCCCTTCTCTTCACCAACGTCGATGTCGAGGGACTCCAGAAGGGAATCGATCCTGCTCCTGTCGAAAGACTCGTGAAGGCTACCTCCCTTCCCGTTGTAGTCGCCGGCGGCATCTCCTCGCCGGAAGACGTAGTAAAGATAAAGAAGATTGGAGCAGATGGAATAGTACTGGGTTCTGCACTTTACAGCGGCAGGATCAGCCTCGGGGCGGCCCTGGAGGTTTCCAAATGA
- the hisB gene encoding imidazoleglycerol-phosphate dehydratase HisB, which translates to MRCFERSRKTKETDIFVWIDLDGKGIVKAETGIPFLDHMFDAFGRHGMFDLTIRAKGDLDVDCHHTIEDIGIVLGQAIAGAIGDGKGITRFSHTAVPMDESIAYVTLDCGGRAYLVMNGSLGEYPVSGIPGDLLEHFFYSLCSNADLTAHITFEGKNAHHKCEAVFKAFGVALKAATRVDPEKGIPSTKGQL; encoded by the coding sequence ATGAGATGCTTTGAAAGATCGAGGAAGACGAAAGAGACGGATATTTTTGTATGGATTGATCTTGACGGAAAAGGGATAGTTAAGGCGGAGACCGGAATCCCGTTCCTCGATCACATGTTCGACGCGTTCGGAAGGCACGGGATGTTCGATCTGACGATAAGGGCGAAGGGAGACCTCGATGTCGACTGCCACCACACCATCGAGGATATCGGGATCGTCTTAGGCCAGGCAATCGCCGGTGCGATCGGCGACGGGAAAGGGATCACGAGGTTCTCTCACACGGCTGTTCCGATGGACGAATCGATCGCGTACGTGACCCTCGACTGCGGCGGACGGGCGTACCTTGTGATGAACGGCTCGCTCGGCGAGTATCCGGTGTCTGGAATTCCGGGAGACCTGCTGGAGCATTTCTTCTACAGTCTCTGCTCGAATGCGGATCTCACCGCCCACATAACATTCGAGGGCAAAAATGCGCATCACAAGTGCGAGGCAGTCTTCAAGGCCTTCGGTGTCGCCCTTAAAGCGGCTACGAGAGTGGACCCGGAGAAAGGAATACCGAGTACAAAAGGACAACTCTGA
- a CDS encoding histone family protein yields the protein MANDLPIAAVVRIAKKNGAERVGSDAAQAIVDAAEAYIANLTKEASKYAQHAGRKTIKKEDVDMAVNA from the coding sequence ATGGCGAATGATCTACCAATTGCAGCAGTTGTAAGAATTGCAAAGAAGAATGGAGCAGAGAGAGTAGGCAGCGATGCCGCACAGGCAATCGTTGACGCAGCAGAGGCATACATTGCAAACCTCACAAAAGAGGCATCAAAGTACGCCCAGCATGCAGGCCGCAAGACGATCAAGAAAGAAGATGTTGACATGGCAGTCAACGCCTGA